TCAGCTTGCCATCCAGCAGCCTCTGCTGGCTCTGCGCCTGCTGGAAAGCCATCTGCGCGGCCAGCAGCTGCTCGTCGGCGCTCTGCGCCCAAGCCGCGCCGGAGGCCAGCGCCGCCAGCAGCGGCGCGCCCAACACCAGTTTGTTCATTATGTTCCCCTTGTCGAATGTCAGCCGACATTATGCGGCAAGCCGGCCGGCCGGCGCATCCGGCCTCGCCAATCGAATGCTTGCCTCGCTCCGCGGCTCGGAAAGCCGGGAGGCGATCAATGCGCTGCGGCGGAACAGCGTGGGCGGAGAAAAGCGAAGGGCCCGGACAATAGCCGGGCCCTCGCGGGAATGCTTGGTGGGTCGTGCGGGATTCGAACCTGCGACCAACGGATTAAAAGTCCGCTGCTCTACCAGCTGAGCTAACGACCCATCGGGATGTATTCGTATCGGGGAGGGTGCAGGGATGGTGGTGGGTCGTGAGTGGCTCGAACACTCGACCTACGGATTAAGAGTCCGCTGCTCTACCAACTGAGCTAACGACCCATCCGGTCTGCACAAAAGACAGAAATGAACTTGATTGGTGGGTCGTGCGGGATTCGAACCTGCGACCAACGGATTAAAAGTCCGCTGCTCTACCAGCTGAGCTAACGACCCGCACAACGTACGGCGGCATGTCTGAGGATGGTGGGTCGTGAGTGGCTCGAACACTCGACCTACGGATTAAGAGTCCGCTGCTCTACCAACTGAGCTAACGACCCGTCCGGGACATGCTACTACACTATATCAAGCTTTCTCTGGTGGGTCGTGCGGGATTCGAACCTGCGACCAACGGATTAAAAGTCCGCTGCTCTACCAGCTGAGCTAACGACCCATCGAGAGCTCGCAACTATAATGAAACGTTTCAGTCGAGTCAAGCTGTATCGCGAAAAAATTTCCCCGTCCGCCTCTTAATCATGGGAACGAAACCGGCCGGAAAACAGTCGGAACAAACCGGCCCGTGATTATTCGCCACTTGAAACCACGCTGTTCGATACCCATGTGAGATAAGAGGGCAATCCCTGCGCCAGCGGCAGCGCGACGATCTCCGGCACCTGGTACGGGTGCAGCGCCGCCAGCTTGGCCTCCAGTTGCGGATACGCGTCAGCGCGGGTCTTGATCAGCAGCGGAATTTCCTCGGCCTGCTCCACCGCGCCCTGCCAGCGGTACACTGAACGGCAGGGTGCCAGAATATTGACGCAGGCGGCCAGTTGCTCGGTCACCAGCGTCGTCGCGATGCGCTCGGCGGTTTCCGCGTCCGGCGCGTTGCAGACAACCAGTAAACAATCGTTAGATGGAATCGGATTCAAGATGCGCGTTCTCCCGCTGCTGTTGCTGATTTACCCGTTCGCCGAAATCGCCGCCCTGGTGGCGCTGGCCGACCGCATCGGCGGCCTGGCGGTCTTCCTCTTGGTGCTGCTGTCCTCGATGCTGGGGCTGTGGATGCTGCGCAACCAGAAGCTGGGCGCGCTGCTGACGCTGGGCAGCGTGATGCGCCAGGGCGACAAGGTTTCGCTGTACTCGCTGCTGTGGCCGCTGCGCTATGCGCTGGCCGGCCTGCTGTTCCTGCTGCCCGGCCTGCTCAGCGACGTGGCCGCCGTCCTGCTGCTGCTGCCGCTGAAAGGCCCGGACATCTCGCTGCGCGCCACCGGCGCGGGGCCGGCCGCCGGACCGGCCGGAGGCAGCGACATCATAGAAGGAGAATTCAGCCGCGTGGACGAAACCACGCCGCCGGGACGCCGCATTCAGTGAAAGCCCAGACGGTCCAGCGCCTCGGCGGCATCGAGCCCGCAGGCGATCCTCACCACCTTGTGCCGGCTCTTGTCGCCGGACAACAATTCCACGTCGCGCTTGGCGACGCCGAAACGATCGGCCAGCCAGGCCAGCAGCGCGGCATTGGCCTTGCCGTCCACCGGCGGCGCGGCCAGCCTGAGCTTCAGGCACTCGCCATGTTCGCCGGCCGCCTCGGTCTTTTTGGCGCCCGGCTGCACATGCAGCGTCAGACGGACATGGCCGTCATGGCACGACAACCAAGGTTTCATCCCATTTCCCGCTCAAAACGGGAAGTGTAGTCCAAAACGCGGCCTGGAAGCAGCGCCGCCAAAAAGGAGCATCGTCATGGATATCGGCATCAACGAACAAGATCGCCAGGAAATCGCCCACGGCCTGTCCCGCCTGCTGGCAGACAGCTACACCCTGTACCTGAAGACGCACAACTTCCACTGGAACGTCACCGGGCCGATGTTCAACACCCTGCACCTGATGTTCGAGACCCAGTACAACGAACTGGCGCTGGCGGTGGACGCCGTCGCCGAGCGCATCCGCGCGCTCGGCCACTACGCGCCGGGCAGCTACGCCGACTACGCCAAGCTGACCGCCATTCCGGAAGCCGCCGGCACGCCGCCGAAGGCCGAGGACATGATCCGCCAGCTGGTGGACGGCCACGAAACCGTCTGCCGCACCGCCCGCAGCGTGTTCGCCGTGGTGGAGCGCGCCTCCGACGAGCCCAGCGCCGATCTGCTGACCCAGCGCCTGCAAGTGCACGAGAAAACCGCCTGGATGCTGCGCAGCCTGCTGGAAAAATAAGCCGGCCGCGCGCCGCCGCCGAAACGCCGCCTCCGCGCGGCGTTTTTGCATGGCCGCGTGCTACACTCTGGCAAAATCCGGAACCCGCGATGGCCGACCACTTGTACCGTCCCCGCCCATCCGCGTCCAGCGGCCCGCTGCTGTGGCTGACGCTGGCCGCGTCGCTGCTGGCCCACCTGCTGATCCTCAGCCTGGGCGGCGGCGCTGCCGCGCCCGACCGCCGGCCGGATCCCCCCGCGGCGCGCCAGATCAGCATCCGCCTGGCCCGCCAAGCGGCGCCGGCCGCGCCGCGGACGGAACGGCTGGCCGAGGCCGACCGCGCCGGCTCCGGCAACAGCGCCGAGCCGGAACAGCTGCTCAGCCGCCGCGAGCCGCCCAGGCCCAAGCCTGCGGCCGAGACGGCGGAAACGCCGACGCCTGCCACGCCCATCGCCCGACCGACGCCCGCCCCGGCCAAGGTCCAGCCGCCGCCGCCCAGCGGCCAGGTCAGCACCGGCTCGCTGCTGGCCCAGGTCGGCGCGCTGTCGCGCGGCGGCGACAGCGCCATGGCCGACAGCGACAAGGAAAGCGGCCAGGCCGGCAACGCGCTCGGCGAGGCGGCGCGCGGCTACCCGTGGGCTCGCTACCAGGCCGACTGGCGGCTGAAGGTGGAACGCATCGGCAATCTGAATTACCCGGAGGAGGCGCGGCGCCAAGGCCTGCATGGCGCGGTGACGCTGGAGGTGACGATAGCGGCCGACGGCAGCCTGCAGGGGCAGCGGGTCACCCGCAGTTCCGGCAGCCCGGTGCTGGACGACGCCGCCCAGCGCATCGTCGAGCTGTCGTCGCCGTTCCCGCCGTTCCCGCCGGCGCTGGCGCGCGCCCAGGCGATGCGCATCAAGCAGAAATTCGTCTTCACCCGGGACAATCTCCTATCCAGCCATTGAACCAAGGATCCATCATGTTTGAAGTCAACCGCAGCATCGCGCTGCTGCGCCCGCAGGCCCCCTTCCTCGCCTGGCTGAAAAGCCTGCCCGGCGGCATCGACCCGCAGCTGACGCTGGACGCGTTGTCCGCCGATTGCAACGCGCTGCTGATCCCGCCGGCGGAAGACGCCGACGACGCGCGCCGCTTCGTCCAGCAGCGCTACCGCCAGCTGTTCGAGGCCGAGCTCGCCGACTGGTGCGAGGACGAAAGCCTGTGGCCGCAGAACATCAGTCCCAACCTGTTCCAGCAATGGTTCAGGGTGGAAATCCACTCGGTGCTGACCGACCTGGTCGAAGAGCCGCTGGAACGGGAGGCCTTCGCGCCGCTGGATCTGGACGGCCGCGCCGAATAACCGCCACGCCACACAACAGAGGGGAAAACACATGGCGCATCACACCCGCATCAAGGTCCGCGGCTATCACCTGGACCTGTTCGGCCACGTCAATAACGCGCGTTACCTGGAATTCCTGGAAGAAGCGCGCTGGAGCCAGTTCGAGGAACAGGGCGGGCTGGACTGGTTCCTGCAATCCGGCCTGGCGCTGGCCGTGGTCAACATCAACATCGACTACCGCCGCCCGGCGCTGATGGGCGAGCAGCTGGTGATCGAAACCGGCATGAAGTCCATCGGCAACCGCAGCGCGGTGATCCACCAACGCGTGCTGCTGGAAGGCACCGACACCGTGGTAGCCGAGGCCGACGTCACCTTCGTGGTGTTCGACGCCAAGCAGAACAAGGCGGTGGTGCTGGAAGGGCAATTGAAGGCCATGCTGGAACAGATGACCGCCTCTACGGTCTGAACCGGCGGCAGACACGACAGGAAATCGAGATGAAGAAGGGTTTGATCATTGCGCTGGCGCTGCTGGTCGCGGCCGGCGCCGCCTACAAGCTGATGTTCTCCGGCAGCCCGGCTCCCGAGGTCAAACTGACCTCGCTGACCGGCGCCGTCACCAGCACCTCGGCGCTGAAAGGCAAGGTGGTGCTGGTGAACTTCTGGGCCACCAGCTGTCCCGGCTGCGTCGAGGAAATGCCGGAGATCAAGAAGCTGCACCAGGAATACGGCGGCAAGGGACTCAACGTGCTGGCGGTGGCGATGAGCTACGATCCGCCCAACTACGTGCAGAATTTCGTCGCCAAGAACCAGTTGCCCTTCTTCGTCGCGCTGGACCCGCAAGGCGCCACGGCCAAGGCCTTCGGCGACATCCAGCTGGCGCCCACCACCTTCCTGATCGACAAGCAGGGCAACATCATCAAGCGCTACGTCGGGGTGATGAACTTCGCCGAAGTGCGCAAGCTGATCGAGCAGCATCTGTAATCCCCGGTAGGGCGGAAGCCCCCTTGGGGCGTTCCGCCGCCCGCCTAACCTAGCTACCTCGGCGGAACTCCCGGCTAAAAGCCGGGATTCCGCCCTACGGCCCTGACCAGATCGCAAGTTCATGCGCCCCCGCATACGGCGCAAGCAGGATCGCGCGGCACGCGGATCTGCTTGAAGCTTCCGTCCAGCGCGTCGTACAGGGTCAGCTTGCCCAGCGCCGGCGGGACGCCGGCCAGCAGCTTGACCGCCTCCACCGCTTGCAGGCTGCCTATCGCGCCCACCAAGGGCGACAGCACGCCGAAGGTGGCGCAGGGGCCGTCGCTGGCCTCGCCCTCGTCCGGAAACAGGCAGTGGTAGCACGGCGAGGCCGCGTCGCGGCTGTCGAACACCGCCAGCTGGCCGGAGAAGCGCACCGCCGCGCCGGACACCAGCGGCACCCTGGCGGCCACGCAGGCGCGGTTGACCGCGTGGCGGGTGGCGAAATTGTCCGAGCAATCCAGCACCAGGTCGTGGGCGGCAACTTCGTCCATCAATCTCTGGCCAGATAGCCGCTCGGCCAGCGGCCTGGCCTCTATGGTGGGATTCAAGGCCAGCATGCGCCGCGCGGCGGATGCCGCCTTGCCCTGGCCCAGGCTGGCGGTATCGTGGGCGATCTGGCGCTGCAGATTGGACAGTTCCACCGCGTCGTCGTCGACGATGGTGATGCGGCCGACGCCGGCGCTGGCCAGGTACAGCGCCGCCGGCGAGCCCAGGCCGCCGGCGCCGACGATCAGCGCGCGCGCCGCCAGCAGCCGGCGCTGGCCGGCGATGTCGATCTCCGGCAACAGGATGTGGCGGCTGTAGCGCAGCAGCGCCTCGTCGTCCAGTTCGCGGTCTTCCATGCTCATGCTCCAGAATGCGAAACGCCAGCCGGAAAGGCTGGCGTCGATAAGCGATTTGTGTCGAGCAAAACGCCTGAGACGAGGCGCGCCTGCGCAAATAGTACGGCGAGGAGGCGCAACGCCGTATCAGGCGTTTTGTCTTACTCTTCCGCCACCTTGCGGGCGAACTTGATGCCCAACTGCTTCAGTTTGCGGTACAAGTGCGTGCGCTCCAGGCCTACCTTCTGCGCCACCCGGCTCATATTGCCGTTTTCCAGCGAGATGTGGTACTCGAAATAGCGGCGCTCCAGCTGCTCGCGCAGTTCGCGCAGCGGGATGTTGAAATCGAAGCCCGACTCCTCCACCGGCTTCTCGTGGCGGAACTGGGCCAGCACCTTGTTGACCTCGGCGGCGTCCACTTCGTCGGACTCGGCGGTCAGCGCCAGGCTCTTGATGATGCTGCGCAGCTGTTCCAGGTTGCCCGGCCAGTCGTACTGGCGCATCGCGTTCAGCGCCGCGGTGGTCAGCTTGCGCGCCGGCACCTGCTTGGACTCCACCAGCTCCACCAGGATCTGCTCGGCGATGAAGGTGATGTCCTCGGCGTGCTCGCGCAGCGGCGGAATCGGCACGATCACGCTGGACAGCGCGGTCAGCAGCCGGTTGTCGCATTCGGGGTCCACCAGCAGCTCCTGCAGCGGGCGGCTGCAGGAACAGATCAGGCGCACGTTGAAGCGGTCGAGCTTGGACAGCAGGAACAGCAGGCCCTGCTGCACGCGGCGGCTGTACTGGCCGATCTCCGGCAGGTAGAGCACGCCGTTGTTGGCCTTCTGCAGCAGCTCAAGCGGCGCGTCGGCCAGTTGCTCCAGCTTGGCCGGCGTCACCCACGGCGTGTTGCCCTGGTGGAAGAAGCGCGCCACCAGCTCGAAGCCGGAGCCAGACTCGCCGGTCAGCAGCACCGGCGACTTGACCTTGGCCACGCGCTCGAGCTGGCGCTTCAGCTCCTGGATGGGCTCGCTGCGGCCCAGCTTGTCCAGGTTCAGCGAAGTGTTGGCCTGCATGTCGCCGTATTTCAGCGCGCGCTGAACGGTGGTGAGCAGCTTCTGCAGCGCGATCGGCTTTTCCAGGAAGTCGAAGGCGCCGATGCGGGTGGCCTCCACCGCGGTGTCTATGCTGGCGTGGCCGGACATCATCACCACCGGCATGTTGAGCAGGCCGGACTTGGCCCATTCCTTCAGCAGGGTGACGCCGTCGCAGTCGGGCATCCAGATGTCCAGCAGCACCAGCGCCGGCCGGGTCTGGTTGCGCAATTGGCGGGCCACTTCGGCGTTTTCCGCCAGGGCCACGGTATAACCTTCATCCTGCAGGATCTCGGAGAGCAGTTCTCGGATGCCGATCTCGTCGTCCACAATCAAAATATCGCTGCTACGCATTAGGCCTCCAGCAATGGCAGGGAGAGAAGGACACGCGCGCCTTGCTGCTCGGCGTTCCCCAAAATGACCTGTCCATGGTGTTCTTCCATAATCTTCTTGACCACGGCCAGTCCTAGACCGGTTCCCTTGGCTTTACTGGTCACGTACGGCTCGAACGCGCGCCTGAGAATGTCCGGGCCGAAGCCCGCGCCATTGTCCTCGACGCAAACGAGCGCGTTTCCTTCTTCTTGTCGGCTGCTAATTTGAATCATCGGGATGCCAACGTCAAGGACTGCATCCTGAGCGTTTTGCATCAGGTTATGCAGCACCTGGCGCAGCAGAGCCGCATCCCCCATGATCATCAGCGGAACTTCGTCCAGCGCAATCTTAACAGCAGGATTGGATTCGTAAAGAGCCATGACCTCCCGGATCACCTGATTGAGATCAAGTTTCACCAGTTTGATCTTGGGCGCGCGAGCATAGTCGCGGAAAGCTTCCACCATGCTTTTCAACGCGCCCACCTGCTTGATGATGGTGTCGGTGGAGCGCTTGAGCATGTCGGCATCCGGCCCTTCCAGCTTGTCGGCCAGCTTCATCGCCAGCCGCTCGGCGGACAGCTGGATGGGCGTCAGCGGGTTGCGGATCTCATGCGCCAGCCGCTTGGCCACCTCGCCCCAGGCCGCGTCGCGCTGGGCGCGGGCCAGCTCGGTGATGTCGTTGAACACCAGCACGTAGCCGTCGCTGGAATGCTCGGGCAGCCGCGCGCCGCGCACCAGCAGCGTGCGCTCGCCCTGGGCGGTGTCATAGCCGAGCTGGGTCTGCCAGTCGCTCTCCACGTCGCTGTCCGCGTGCTGCATCACCGTTTCCACCAGGCTGGCCACCGCCGGCATCACGCCGCCCCACTCCGGGAAGCGGTGCTCGGCCAACTGGCTGAAATCCACGCCCAGAATGCGCGAAGCGCTGGTATTGGCGGCCCGGATATGCCAGTCGCCGCTAAAAGCAATGACGCCGGCCGACAGATTGGCCAGTATGCTTTCCAGATAAAGCTTGCCGCCTTCCAGCTCGCCGCGGCTCTTTTCCGCCACCTGCCGCGCCTCGTCCAATTGCTGCGTCATGCGGTTGAACAGCGTGGTCAGCATGCCCAATTCGTCGCGCCGGTACACCGGGTGGCGCTTGGAGAAGTCGCCCTGCGCCACCGCGCGGGTGCCGGCGGCCAGCTCGGACAGCGGCGCGGACAACCGCTCGGACAGGAACAGCGCGAAGGCCAGCGCCGCCGTCAGCGCCAGCAGCACCGCCAGCGCCAGCGTCAGCATGTAGAAGGTGCGCAGGCCCTGGCGCGCCAGCAGCAACTGGCGGTATTCGGAGCGCGCGCTTTCTATCTGCTCGGCGTCGCGGCTGATGTCGGCCGGCGCCGCCTGCAGCAATTGCAGCACGCGGGTTTGCTCGCCCGGCCCGCGGTAGGCAAGCAAAACTTTCAAGGCCAGGCCATTGTTGCCGTCGTTTTCTATGCTCTGCTGCGGCGTGCGCAGCTTGACCGCGCGCAGCGCCTCATGGCCGGGCGATTGCGGCAGCTTGCGCGCATCGCCGCCGGCGAAGGCCAACAACTGGCCGTTGCCGCGATTGAAAACGGCGATTTCCTTCAGCCCCAGCTGCTCGCGCAGCCGCTCCAGCCGCACCGGCAGCACGCCGTCCGACAGCGGCTCCACTTCCTCCTGCACCATCCGCCCCTTGCGGCCGACATCGTCCAGCACGTAGTTGAGCGCGCTGCGGCCCAGCACCAGGCCGCGGTCCAGCGCCGCCTCGACACGCACGTCGAACCAGCTCTCGATGCTGCGGGTCAGGAACTGGGCGGACACGGTGAACACCAGCAGGCCGGGCACCAGCGCGACGCCGGCGAACATCAGCGCCAGCTTCTGCGTCAGCTTGGCGCCGAACACGCGGTTCCGCACCCGCTGCCGCAAGCGCAGCAGCTGGCGGCCCACCACGCCCAGCAGGGCCAGCAGCAGCAGGCTGTTCAGCCCGAACACCCACCAGTAGTAATCGTTGAGCTTGGACGCGTTGCCGGTGGCCACCGCCAGCAGATACAGCAGGATGGCCCCGACCGTCGCCATCGCGATGGTGGCGTAGCGCATCAGCCGGCGTCCTTGACGTCCAGCTTGACCCAGCCGGAATCCAGCGACCAGTCGTCCGAGCCCAGCGCGTTCATCTGGAACGGCTTGGGCAATTCGCCGATGTCCAGCAGCAGCCGGACCTGGCCGGCCACCTGGCCGGGCTTCTTCGGATCCAGCGTGCCGGCGCCGAGCACGCGCCAGCCCTGGATCGCGCCGATGGCGGCCAAGGCTTCGCGCAAGGTGGGATAGTAGTTGGACAGGCTGCCGATGGTGACGCGATATCGGCCGGTGAGCGGCTGATAGGACAGTTTGAAGGCAAGCTGGGCATGG
This genomic window from Chromobacterium violaceum ATCC 12472 contains:
- the cutA gene encoding divalent-cation tolerance protein CutA — its product is MNPIPSNDCLLVVCNAPDAETAERIATTLVTEQLAACVNILAPCRSVYRWQGAVEQAEEIPLLIKTRADAYPQLEAKLAALHPYQVPEIVALPLAQGLPSYLTWVSNSVVSSGE
- a CDS encoding sensor histidine kinase, with protein sequence MRYATIAMATVGAILLYLLAVATGNASKLNDYYWWVFGLNSLLLLALLGVVGRQLLRLRQRVRNRVFGAKLTQKLALMFAGVALVPGLLVFTVSAQFLTRSIESWFDVRVEAALDRGLVLGRSALNYVLDDVGRKGRMVQEEVEPLSDGVLPVRLERLREQLGLKEIAVFNRGNGQLLAFAGGDARKLPQSPGHEALRAVKLRTPQQSIENDGNNGLALKVLLAYRGPGEQTRVLQLLQAAPADISRDAEQIESARSEYRQLLLARQGLRTFYMLTLALAVLLALTAALAFALFLSERLSAPLSELAAGTRAVAQGDFSKRHPVYRRDELGMLTTLFNRMTQQLDEARQVAEKSRGELEGGKLYLESILANLSAGVIAFSGDWHIRAANTSASRILGVDFSQLAEHRFPEWGGVMPAVASLVETVMQHADSDVESDWQTQLGYDTAQGERTLLVRGARLPEHSSDGYVLVFNDITELARAQRDAAWGEVAKRLAHEIRNPLTPIQLSAERLAMKLADKLEGPDADMLKRSTDTIIKQVGALKSMVEAFRDYARAPKIKLVKLDLNQVIREVMALYESNPAVKIALDEVPLMIMGDAALLRQVLHNLMQNAQDAVLDVGIPMIQISSRQEEGNALVCVEDNGAGFGPDILRRAFEPYVTSKAKGTGLGLAVVKKIMEEHHGQVILGNAEQQGARVLLSLPLLEA
- a CDS encoding DUF4390 domain-containing protein is translated as MLALLCCLLPPALADTIASRRAEAEVMPDGTLSVSTRFLTKLTPSLSEALEQGVVLGFRLEFELTKPRTTSYYLSLREWFDPHAQLAFKLSYQPLTGRYRVTIGSLSNYYPTLREALAAIGAIQGWRVLGAGTLDPKKPGQVAGQVRLLLDIGELPKPFQMNALGSDDWSLDSGWVKLDVKDAG
- a CDS encoding DUF167 domain-containing protein, giving the protein MKPWLSCHDGHVRLTLHVQPGAKKTEAAGEHGECLKLRLAAPPVDGKANAALLAWLADRFGVAKRDVELLSGDKSRHKVVRIACGLDAAEALDRLGFH
- a CDS encoding TlpA family protein disulfide reductase, coding for MKKGLIIALALLVAAGAAYKLMFSGSPAPEVKLTSLTGAVTSTSALKGKVVLVNFWATSCPGCVEEMPEIKKLHQEYGGKGLNVLAVAMSYDPPNYVQNFVAKNQLPFFVALDPQGATAKAFGDIQLAPTTFLIDKQGNIIKRYVGVMNFAEVRKLIEQHL
- a CDS encoding energy transducer TonB, giving the protein MADHLYRPRPSASSGPLLWLTLAASLLAHLLILSLGGGAAAPDRRPDPPAARQISIRLARQAAPAAPRTERLAEADRAGSGNSAEPEQLLSRREPPRPKPAAETAETPTPATPIARPTPAPAKVQPPPPSGQVSTGSLLAQVGALSRGGDSAMADSDKESGQAGNALGEAARGYPWARYQADWRLKVERIGNLNYPEEARRQGLHGAVTLEVTIAADGSLQGQRVTRSSGSPVLDDAAQRIVELSSPFPPFPPALARAQAMRIKQKFVFTRDNLLSSH
- a CDS encoding sigma-54-dependent transcriptional regulator yields the protein MRSSDILIVDDEIGIRELLSEILQDEGYTVALAENAEVARQLRNQTRPALVLLDIWMPDCDGVTLLKEWAKSGLLNMPVVMMSGHASIDTAVEATRIGAFDFLEKPIALQKLLTTVQRALKYGDMQANTSLNLDKLGRSEPIQELKRQLERVAKVKSPVLLTGESGSGFELVARFFHQGNTPWVTPAKLEQLADAPLELLQKANNGVLYLPEIGQYSRRVQQGLLFLLSKLDRFNVRLICSCSRPLQELLVDPECDNRLLTALSSVIVPIPPLREHAEDITFIAEQILVELVESKQVPARKLTTAALNAMRQYDWPGNLEQLRSIIKSLALTAESDEVDAAEVNKVLAQFRHEKPVEESGFDFNIPLRELREQLERRYFEYHISLENGNMSRVAQKVGLERTHLYRKLKQLGIKFARKVAEE
- a CDS encoding HesA/MoeB/ThiF family protein; amino-acid sequence: MEDRELDDEALLRYSRHILLPEIDIAGQRRLLAARALIVGAGGLGSPAALYLASAGVGRITIVDDDAVELSNLQRQIAHDTASLGQGKAASAARRMLALNPTIEARPLAERLSGQRLMDEVAAHDLVLDCSDNFATRHAVNRACVAARVPLVSGAAVRFSGQLAVFDSRDAASPCYHCLFPDEGEASDGPCATFGVLSPLVGAIGSLQAVEAVKLLAGVPPALGKLTLYDALDGSFKQIRVPRDPACAVCGGA
- a CDS encoding Dps family protein; the encoded protein is MDIGINEQDRQEIAHGLSRLLADSYTLYLKTHNFHWNVTGPMFNTLHLMFETQYNELALAVDAVAERIRALGHYAPGSYADYAKLTAIPEAAGTPPKAEDMIRQLVDGHETVCRTARSVFAVVERASDEPSADLLTQRLQVHEKTAWMLRSLLEK
- a CDS encoding acyl-CoA thioesterase, with the translated sequence MAHHTRIKVRGYHLDLFGHVNNARYLEFLEEARWSQFEEQGGLDWFLQSGLALAVVNINIDYRRPALMGEQLVIETGMKSIGNRSAVIHQRVLLEGTDTVVAEADVTFVVFDAKQNKAVVLEGQLKAMLEQMTASTV
- a CDS encoding FxsA family protein, encoding MRVLPLLLLIYPFAEIAALVALADRIGGLAVFLLVLLSSMLGLWMLRNQKLGALLTLGSVMRQGDKVSLYSLLWPLRYALAGLLFLLPGLLSDVAAVLLLLPLKGPDISLRATGAGPAAGPAGGSDIIEGEFSRVDETTPPGRRIQ